DNA from Rosa rugosa chromosome 6, drRosRugo1.1, whole genome shotgun sequence:
ttatgttgttgaattaattgcaggaaacaagaactatcttccagacgccttaacaagagaattagccatgttcagtaGAAGAGATGATGAcaacgacgaaggtcgcaatcccagaagcagaagaactgggaaagaacatgaaaccaatgaggatcccaaagaaaaaatcctcaagagattcctgctaagtccaagagacttagccacaactgatcaatcccaaggtaaaggattggctagtccgtctcaaacggcagacggtaaaggctcatcaagaccgttgacggctgttgctttgccaaaaagcaaacccactccaactggagtaataaatgttttcaattatgaacttcgaacgttcgatactcctgtgttcagaactggcaggagattagcttaccaccagaagacaattctggataatcttttatttgcctttcaagaaagaagcagtggtctgatGTTTCCAGCcctctttgcattagctgaagaactttatgaaaatgcaagaccacagttcgaagaactacagcagagtgttgtcaagaaagagaaaattcacttcctagaaaatccagaaagtgctagggtcccaattatagcactcaaagaatcagactggcatgaattccattgtctgataggaagtcataattctgaagatcgtattcctccaactctcttcattattgcaggaccatatgttggaagatacctggtaaatgttcagagtgaacatcctcaggAACACAAgttttggcttgttgaaaatggttttgtccataatttgtggactaaaactaatgatgatctcaaaggcttGCCTCTTATccttgtcaacacagtcaaaaacatAAGAAAATGTGACTGTACACTTcgtctgaagttcagatccacacctccagaatggatccaaaaggcaaacggtgaggttgaatatatttctccgtatcattatgtgaggattattcaaagacaatatcttcagcctgcctgtgttgggtacaatggccaaccaaattcAAGCATCCCCTAGATGAAAGCCATGACCCTAGAatatatcaagaagatcatctctgaagatatcagcaataccttcctggcagcaggagaaaaaactattatcactgcttacgatcatcctgacgtagtcagcagtgacctattcctatctctcaccagaaaagagatagactcgacaatggcatgcatgtagtgggtggaaaagcttgaaaatgacaaccactacaagatgtatgttgatacagatgtcgaagacaatGCTACAACAGTAAGAATGGCCCAgacagacaacaactcctttgtctttggccacaatTCGAAGACTGACGACAACATGTAGCAGCTGGTGAAGAAAAAAgccaccaaaacaaaaaagcaacTGTTACCTTTCCCACAagatacttttgcttttcagaaaagaagaaggtgaaaaaccTTTCACCaaatgcttttgcttttccatGTACGACCTCCACCagcaggagcactcagaaaagcagaagttcacagagttgttctgtacatttttaaattttgaattctagtttgagttccgctccctgtATAAGGAGCCTTAGTTTCAGTTGTAAGGAGAAAAAATTCCATATCAGTTTTAGATTCAtaaaattgagcagaagagtcttctctcaaatagtttagcagtgtgcttcccttcctgtttaagtgtgaagtagtgtgctctcagtacaagtaagtacctgttctcattcttatggatagctaaacatcTTTTgttgtttacctgagaatgaggctctgaatgtttaacatgtatgtatatttgaataaataaattcatatGGTTGCTCACCCACTTCTTCAAGTTTTCGTTTAAATTCCTTAAATATGTTGGTCATTTGATTATTCCATATTGTCATGTTTTCATTAAAATGCATGCATCCTGTAGAAATCCAAGGTCTAATTGTATTATCCCCTGAGAAAATCAgttttaaaaccaaaaattaggacaagcagcagtgattccgcctgttaaagtaaccgttaggcaggaggccgttaggtgaaaaacttaggcatgttgaaggctagtcttgtttttgtttttgtcgttTAAAACAAAGTTTTTTCAGAAATAATACTATTACAACCATGGGTTAACATAGGATACAAAAAGCATTTCTAAAAGAACTTGTCCTTATTAGTCGTTCCTTAAAAGTAATAGTGTAATACAAGAGTGTTGGGCAGTTGGGAAAAATACAGTGGCTTTTCGAGTATACgggaaaaaaccctaaaataaaCCATGAGAAAACATGACGTTGGATATTGTTATTACTTATAGTCTTATAGACATTTATTGGAAGGAAATTTGATAGAAAGTATTCCATAAATATTGAATGGACTGATTTTGGAGGGAAAATAATAGTCATTTCTGTGGTAAAATCTGAGCAAAATGTCTTGCCTGCCCCTGCACTTAACAGAGGATTAACGGAGATTAGACGGAGTTGGAAAAGAGACCCCACTCATGATAAAAACCCAACTAACTAAAGGGCGGCTACTCATCCTGAAAACTGATTTCTCAGCCAATCTACTTCTCCCTTACAATAACAGCCGGATCCATGAATTATGGGTGCATAAGGCATAACCATTTCTTATGTTAATTGTTAATTACAACAAAAGCTTGATTCAGAACCATTATCCGTGCTTTAGACTATCCTCATCAGTCATCATAACGTTATCTATTCTACTAGCAAACtccatgtcatcatcatcaccatcactagtaatgtcaacttcatcatcACTGTCTACGTCGGAACTAACGTACAAAGTATGACAAGAGTTCCAATCAGGAGGGAAGGTCTTCTGCAGGGCTTCGGTAAGCTCACCACCTGTTCTTTCAATTTTGCGTAAGCACCTCGACCAGTGAACTGCAGTTCCCATATCCACAGTCAATCCAGATTCTATCATCTCCTTGCAGATAGACAGAAGGCCAGAATAAATGTAAGCTTCAGCAACAGTAGCCCTTGACAACAGTGATGTCATCAAGCAATGGTACACAGCTTTGTCTGGCTTCAATCCAGCCAACTTCATATCTTTGAAGCATCTCAAAGCCTTCTCCGGTAGAGAAGCACGCGCCCAACCATGTATCAATGTGGTATAAGTTTTAACATTTGGCTTCACTCCAAAAGTTTTCATTTCTTCAATTGTTTTTGCAGCTCTCTGAAAGACAATTTCACTTAAAATATGGAATGGCAGAACTAAATTGATAAATTGAAACTAAAAGGTTATCTGTGTCTAATTTTGGTGCTATAGGACCCCAACTGAAATCAGAAATATGATATGCAATAAATCGAATCACTTGGCCTGACAGGGTTCTAAAACACATATGGGAATGTGAATCATCTTACTTTGCTTTTTAATGATGCAGGACAgcccaaaattcatttttgtAGAATATAAtaattcaaaaaaattaaaataaaaacacaaaacaaaagatATGACGGAGCCACATTTGGAAGCTTAAATTACGACAATGaaggaatgaaaaaaaaaaaaaaaaacttgggtATTCTATACCAAGGGTTGCTGGAAGCAGGGGAAAGGGGTTAGAATTTAAAAATGAAACAGGAAAAAACAAAAGTGTTACACTACTGGAAACCGTTCCACATCAACAGTACAATAGGAATATACAAGAAATTACTAAAGTGGATTACCTGCATGTCTCCAGCCTTGCAACAAGCATTTATGAAAGACGTGTAGGAGTGGATATCAGGTTGAACCCCTTCCCGTTTCATTTGCTGCATCAAGTCAGCTGCCTCCCAAACATCACCCCTTCGAGCCCATCTGCACCAAGGGGAAAAAATTAAGTCAGCGGACACTGTACAGGTCAAAAAGGCAGAAAatagaatcaaagaaaaagaatagatTATACTGGACAAAGTCATATAAATTTGCATGAATATCTACAAACCAACTTTTAAAATAACAGTAGGTTAAAGACAGATGACAGTGTGATTGTTTGACGAATATCAGAGGACATCAAGATTTTTAACAAACCATACCCATCAACTAATATGTTGTACACGAAGGTGTTCCTTGGAATTTTTTGAGCACTCATTTCCTTGGTGACAGCTAAAGCACTCTGCATTTTGCCTGCTTTGCAACATGCCTTCAGCAATGCCTCATATGTGAAAACATCAATCTCTAGGCCATCATTCCTCAATTTGGAAAAATACTCGAAAGCTTTCCCAGTATCACCTAAAGATGCATAACCATTCATGATAGTTGTGTATGTGTGTTCATTTGGACTAATGCCTGCAAGTGTCATCTCATCCAATATTTCAACAGCCTTCTCCATctgcaaaacaaaaaagatgATGTGTGGGGTTAACACTGGAGTGAAGAGGCATTCCGAACAAAATGATATAAAATACCAGGGTAAAGAACACAGATGATTAATCAAGGGAGTGCTTCCAGACAATAAAAGTAACAGCAGAGTCCCGAATGGAACAGGAAATCCCGTGTCCAATTATCTTATGTCATACATATTACGACAGTTTTGAGATAAACGACAGAATCATGCATTACTCAGGAAAAATTATCCATTTGGTAGATGTGCTAATTCTACCCCCATGCCCTTATTAAGAGGGATCTCTTTTAAATAGATGAAAACCATAAGGTAACACATGTCAAACCAACTCTATGAAATCCAATGATCTGAACCTGTTGATTTGTTGAATCCACATTGAAGGATCATCCAtacaaaatatttaaaaatcaGAGACCATAACTCATGTAACTATAAAACAACAATAGAAAGATTCCCCAAAAGGAAACCCTGAAATGATATCATGATAATCAAATGGTCACCCGATGTTCTTCAATAGTTATCTAGATTTAAGAGGTTTAGATAACTGAACCACAATCTAGGGTGTCCACAACAATGCGATTCCTTTTAGTTCTCATAAAAAGGAATCTCTCTTAAGAAGGGCCCTCATCATGTTACAAATTATATAGGTCAAGAATATTACCTGCCGCTTCTCCACAAGACCAAGAACTAGAGCATTGAAAGTATGGACAGTTGGAATGCATCCACTCATCCTCATCATGTCAAAAATCTCTAGGGCTCTTCTCATATCTCCAGCTCTTGCAAAACCATGTATTATCGGCATAAACGTACGTGATGTAGGTCTATGCCTCTCCCTCTGCATTTCTTTGACGGTGCGAACAGCGCGATTCATGTTACCCATTCCACAAAATGCTGTTATAATGTTATTATACAGGACTACATCGGGCTTCAAACCATCCTTCATCAAATCTTCTATAACCGCAAATGCATTAGCCCAGTCTTTCAACTTCAAGAATCCATTGATCAACATGGAGTACGTCTTCAAGTTATGTTTTATGCTGGCTGTTTCCATCATTTTGCTGACTTCCAATGCTTTAGAAACTTTTCCAACCTGAAAGTAGCaggattaaaaaataaatatataattaaatCAGAATCTATACTCTCAGCAAGAATCAAGGCATAGGAAGTATGCAACTGGAGGGAAATAAACTTGGGTCATTTTGGTCATTAAGAATAATGTGTTAGCTTCTCTTCAGAGTGAGAATGTTTTAACCACTGTTTCAAGTTTGACTGCCTGAGAGGATCAGCAGGTAAATTGATAGAAGATTTTCAAGTTTGATTGATTATTGAtgtcataaaaagaaagacACAATACTAGAAGGTATTCTGACCCTACACTaccaaaagtttttttttttttggttggcaaagtggtgtattaagtaaacAGAAACCCTTAATAATAGCTGAAAAGCCCTGCATCTGTGGAAACAATCAATCATCACTTTTATGTGAAAAGAATAAACACTGCAATACCTTGATGTAAAGATTGATCAGACATCCATAACTGATGACAGAAGGTGTAAAGCCGCATTCCTATTGACATCAGAAAGTGTTAGTGTCTGGATAATAAAAGAGACAAGTCATTATGTACATTGAACAAATATGTAATTCGTGTAATATATGGTACTTATCTCTTCTAGAAATATATAGCAAGTTAagatatttaattgccgaaaaaGATAACTTTTGAAGTGTGAAATGAAAGAGTTAAAATTTGATGGTCAATCAAAGATTCCTAAGAGGCAAATATGAAGGATAGGCTACTTCTCTGTATCCTACCATGCATCAGGACTAGTTTCTAGGGAGAGTTATGATTTAGCTGGCAACTACATCTTCATTTAATGCTAATTACTGTTTTATAAGATGAGAGCATAGACCTTTTTTCATAACTAACCAGTAGTCTTTACATGAAATGTTTTTGCATTTCTATaagattaaaaaagaaaaatgtccaGTTAACATCTACCAatatttctataaaaaaaaagcaTCACTTATTAATCACTTCAACATTGGACAATGGACTAACAGCACAGGCACACACAAACGCCTATCCGCATACGCATGAGAACTATTTCACCTAATATTGTACCTTCAGTCGCTCAAACACAATCAAACATTTATCTTCATTGCCAACCATTGTGTAACCATCCATCATGGTGTGATATATGTCAATAGGAGCATCTATACCTGCTTCTTCCATTTCCCGTACCAATGCCTCAGCTCGATCCATATTACATGCTTGACTGTAGTTTAACAAAATATATTGAAAAAAGAGAAATCAACTTGACATAAATGCAAGAAGTCCTCAACATCGAACTTGGAGCAATACTGCTAGATAGCAGACGATAAGGTAACTTGACTTGAGACAATTTCAACGAAGACTTCCTAACTTCCTCATCTTTTAACTTATGGAAACTGGGGTTGTAATGCTAAGAATTTGTCTACGCATAATGACCAGCAATTATACAATTATAAGAATATGGATGACTGAACTTTGGAACACTCACCAATGAGCATAAACAATATTCCCATAAATGATTGCATTTAAAGTTGTATGTCTCTCTTTGGCCTCCTTAAACCAGTGATCTGCAGCTCTTTGAAATGACATAAACGATATTAGAGCATGATACACTTCATATAAAGTTCAGAATTACTAGAGAATGTAATCAGTCAGCGTATATTAATGAAATGAAAGCCTAAATTGCTGAAGTAGCATGTAGGAAAGAAGCAAGGTAAGGCAAGTGGAAAAGACACCATCCTTCGATCAATGTCGACATAGTGGTTCTTCTTTTCTATTTGTTCTTTAATTAACTGTAAGTAGTTACAGCCTTTTccttgattttcttttttatacaCAAAAATCCTCAAATCCCCCAAACCTACTTTAAAGATCTGGGCTCAAAATTGAGGCCTCCTGCTGAGCCCTACAATCATCAGGAGGCAGAAAACCTTGAAAATAGCTCGGTAGATACCATGAGGAGATATTTCAACTCCAGACAATATGGGAACAAACCTTGTCTCATGACCATTCCTACAAATTCCTCATTGGTTTAGTACTCCAACGTTTAACAACTAGAAAGAGCCAGTGCACTAAAATAGTACATATTCTTTTCCATTCATAGAAGAGGGTTCgaaaaaatgaaaacttttcTATGAATTATATATCATACTTGCAGAATCCCTAATttcaggggaaaaaaaaaagatataggACATGTATGGGGAGGGATTTAAATCGCCGCAGGTATGGCTTCTTGGTCGCTAACCGATGGGGAATTGACATCCCTAGTCATGCTCAACTCAGAAAACCACTTATGTCAACAAGCTTAATGGAAGTTAGGATTTGGACCAATCAAACACCTGATTAAATGGTTACGGGGTTAAGTGGCACATGTTAAATGTTAACAACTATAATGAGACAATGGGCAAAAGTTCAGGAAGCGTCACTCAAATTGATCAACCTGAATTAGTACTTTATTGACATAATGCAGACTAGTAATGTACATGGTTACTTACTCGGCATTGCCAACTTTTGCAAATCCCCCAACAATAATACTGTAAGTCACCAAACTCATTTCAATGCCCTCGTCCTTCATTTTTCTAACACAAGATAATGCTTCTTCCATGTCTCTGCCAACTGCATAAGCGTGAATCAGGCTGCAAGCAGTATAAAAGCTTTAATATTGGAAAGAGTGTAGTATAAAGTCTACCTATTAATATTATATCTTTGGATGTTGGACATATTACAATTCACAACTTAAGATATTTGAACATCTATTAATCCGGTAACTTATTTAAACATATTGAATTCAAATAACTTACAGGTTCCAGAACCCAAGTGCTTGACTTTACTTGGATAAGAATCACTGTAACATGATTTCCAAATTTTAAGGCAATGCAACATGAAGTTAGTCCACCCAATTCCCACCCACCCATGTATTGAACccatagaaagaaagaaagttcATTGCAACTTATAAAGGCCAGATGCTTAAAAATCTCCTTACGTAAACAGGCTGAAATATACCTTACTCTTTAGTAAACAGATGTGAGAAATGAAACATTGATACTATTCCAATTTGTCTCAAAATAGTCTAGTACACCTCAATAGAGCCTTTAATTCAGGAGAAATTATCTGAAttaaataacaaaagaaaactgATTACACTTTACTGAACTCAAGTTGAAAAATCTCTAATTCACATCAAAAGTGGGATGCCAATCACATCACTCCATATAGACAGTCCCTAGAGTCTGGCAAAGTATCTCTAGCATCACTAACTACCAACTGTAATAGACAATATCTTATCTGGGGTATTACCTTGTGTATACATGTGAAGTCGGCTCTATTCCTCTTGCTCTCATGCTCTCAAATGTTTCACGAGCACGATGCATGTCCCCTCGCCTAGCATAATACTTGACCATCAGACCATACTCTCCTCTAGAAGGCTGAAATAAACAAGAACAATAAACACAGAATTAAACTTTTATGTTACATTTGACCACATTATTAGctattcatcatcatcatcacgcCAATGCAAGTGCAGTGTTCTTATTATTAACATATGCATTTTAACTCATTGTTTGAAATCACTACCATATACTTGACAAAAGATGTAATACTGCATATACTTGACAATCAATCCGAAATGCAAATAAATTACAAGCATGTGTGCAAATGAGACCTTGTTAATCTTCTCAAAAGTCTGAACCACAGCCTGCCAGTTCTCCGGCTCCGTCTCCATAACCTTGCGCAAGGCATTGCGAGAGCTCTGCCTCTCCTTGTGCCACTTAGACCGAGCTCGGTACTCAACACCGTCGCCGGAGTCTTGCTCAATCCACTGCGTCCTCTGCTCAGCTTTGTCCTTCAATCTGCCCCCATCATCCAACTTAACAGTCAGAACCCTCCCGTGGAACTCCACGCCGTCAAACTCGACCGCCTTCATGGCAGACTTGGTCGCATTGGGACCGCCGTATATAACGAATCCGAAGCCCGCATTTCTCTCAGTGCTGTCGTGGCCCTTGATCAGAATCACATTCGTTATCGGTCCGAATTGCCGGAAGAACTCGGAGACCTCGTTTTTCTTGAGCCAGTTGGGTAAATTCCCCACGAAAACCTTACCCTCTTGCCGGAACTCGACTTTGGGCAGCTGCGATTTCTTTTTGGGTTCATTGTACTTGACTGCTTCTtcttcgtcgtcgtcgtcgccgTCGTCTTCTATGTCtggtggcggtggaggaggaGAGAGCTTGCTGGTGAGCCAGAGCTTGTTGGTGAGAGAAGAGGTGTTAGAATCGGTGGTGGTAATCGGCGGAGTGGGGACATGGGTGGGATTAGTGAGGTTCTTGAAGGGGTTAGAGGGGATTTTGGAGATGGGTTTGGTGGGCTGAGGAGGAGGAGTGGTGGTGATGGTTTTGGGGCGACGAAGTTGGTTAGATGAGGAgagaggggaggaggaggaggcttgAGAATTAAGGGGTTTGAGAGAAAAGGAGGTGGTGGTAGTAGTGGGTTTGGGATTGGGATAGTAATAGCGTGGGGTGGACACTGAAAACTCCATTATCTGCTTCTGCTGCTTTACGAGTTCCCAGTTATCGGTATCGACTTCATATTTTAGTACAGTGTTCACTCTTTCCCTTTGGACTTTTGTACACTTGCCTCCATGTataattatttctttttcttttctttcttttttttttttttttagcaagaAACTATTATTATCCGTGTTTTTAAATGGGTTTGGTCTAGTGAAAGCCTGCTAAGCTACAAGTGGGGCGGAAGCAGCTTCTCCTGATAATAGGCGGTATCAACAACATTGCGGCGATTCAAGCGTTGAAACTTTTGATTCAACAGAAGCACCCCTCAATCATCTTTCTTTTCGAAACCAAAGTGGATGATTGAGATTACATGAATAACTTGCGGCTGCAGTTAGGATTTTTGAATTGTGAAGCTGTTTTTAGCGTTGGACTCTCTAGTGGAAACGCTATCTTTTGGGCTGATAGGTTGGATGTTCGTTTTCGTTTAAAGTCGACTCACCACATTGACGTGGAGATTAGGGCTACGCATGGGAGTGGGATTGCCTATCCCCTTACTCTATGATCACCCTATTACTACAGATTGACATTTGACGTGGTCCCTGATTTGTTCCTTGTGCGTAGAATCCTTGTTGCCATGGGTGGTGATTTGGGATACGAATGAGTTTAATGAGGGGTTGTGCGACGAGAAAGGCAGATGCAGCCAATCCGGAATGCACTATCTTAGTTTGATCTCTTCAATTTAGAGTTTGTGGGTTCCCCATATACTTGAATTCAAAAAGAGAAGTAAGTTGGACCGTGTTGTGGCTACTGCTACTTAATCTGACATATTTGCAACGGCGCTGGTTGTCCATCTACCGCCCATACATGAGGATCATATCCCTTTTTTGCTGGGTGTGCATCGATTCAATCCTCATTGTCAAGGCCAACGTGTGCACAGGTTTAGGTTAAAAAGCTTTTGGACACAACACACTACTTGTCAGGATGCAGTGATGCAGGGTTAGTATACTCATGTGGTATGGTTACCAATGTTTCAATTAACTAAGAAAATTCTGCATACCAGGTTCTCCTTGAACTATTGGCAGAGATTTTCTTTTGGGAATAGAGGATGGGAAATTGAGTTGTCTCGGGAAAAGTTGCATGTTTTGATTGACTTACCTATGACAGATCGAAGAACATCAACATGAAAACATCCTACTAAACTCCAAGTTGGATGGACTTTTGGAGGAGAAGAATGTGTACTTGAAGCAACATTTTAAAGTTACATGGTTGTCGAAGGGTGATCGAaatacaaagttttttcaccgTAAGGCTTCTAACTGTAGAGCCAAGAATAGATTACAGagattttttttatcataatgGGGTATGGCAGGATTCGATGGAGGGTATGGAAAGTGTTGCACTTCATtactgttgtgaaattttaattaaaactcgcaagtgcacgaatcgtcgttagtatagtgtgcaagtacaaagtcgttccaactgagaattgataatcaatttaaatcttAACTCAATTattccaaacacaaaatcacataaacaatcaagctaaagaagatatgatttttgaataaagaaataatgtgaatattaaataaagaaacaaacaacaaaatataAGTTTAAAAAGCAGAGATGATACAACCTAGGGTATCAAAATAAACCACTAATAattctatttatgtttcaatgcaattaacagattcttgtgtttcttttgatgacaattcccgtatctagcTCTAGGTACGGCACTTAGAACATAggtttccttaagtgtatgattctctccagatACGGCAAAGATCGTATATCCTAGCATGCAGATTATCCAGGTACGACATAAGTTTAACACATAAAACTCATTACgttctagaaaacaagggaatcatgcAAACCGTTACTTCAGGTAcaacaataatgtaattcacaactcttaatctcaagaagctaatttgaattatattgctgGTACGCCTCAAAtccatcttctaattactagatgcaaagccctaaggtgatcaatcaaagaactttaacataaaacatcaattcaaatagtgactaagaattcatcataaagaaactataaatccatcaataaatcatcaaagtacataaacaatcatgatagagcatcatcctaaccctagaaaaaggtttagcaaaaaataactaaataaaacaggaaaaatataaaacaatggaagggaaaagaaagggaagatggatgagtcgtctctgctccttagtcATCTTCAATGTGCTCCCGAGACGTCCTCCTCATGtgaaattcgtgctcccttatataggaaAGATTCCtactcatctttggcttcaagtttccttgtAGGACTTGGGATAAGACTCCTTTCTTGATTTGAAATGGGAAAAGTTTGAAATATCTCTAgtaaaagtaggaataagtttaTCATTGAATTCTCATCTAAATTAACATCCTTGAAATATTGGGATTGATAATCTTGTGCCAcagaacttgagttctccacaaACGTTTGTAAAATttcgagcagatttcctgttcTGATAGCTGCACTCAAATGGACATAACTTTCTCTAAAAGTATCGAAATTGAAATCCGTAAAATTATatagaaagtagacatccgtagctttccgatgatataaggctcattgtctgattcgatctaaGAATTTCCCAGTAAATCagagaagttggatgttctgcagtGGCAGATTCTGGATCTTGGGAT
Protein-coding regions in this window:
- the LOC133715146 gene encoding pentatricopeptide repeat-containing protein At5g04810, chloroplastic codes for the protein MEFSVSTPRYYYPNPKPTTTTTSFSLKPLNSQASSSSPLSSSNQLRRPKTITTTPPPQPTKPISKIPSNPFKNLTNPTHVPTPPITTTDSNTSSLTNKLWLTSKLSPPPPPPDIEDDGDDDDEEEAVKYNEPKKKSQLPKVEFRQEGKVFVGNLPNWLKKNEVSEFFRQFGPITNVILIKGHDSTERNAGFGFVIYGGPNATKSAMKAVEFDGVEFHGRVLTVKLDDGGRLKDKAEQRTQWIEQDSGDGVEYRARSKWHKERQSSRNALRKVMETEPENWQAVVQTFEKINKPSRGEYGLMVKYYARRGDMHRARETFESMRARGIEPTSHVYTSLIHAYAVGRDMEEALSCVRKMKDEGIEMSLVTYSIIVGGFAKVGNAEAADHWFKEAKERHTTLNAIIYGNIVYAHCQACNMDRAEALVREMEEAGIDAPIDIYHTMMDGYTMVGNEDKCLIVFERLKECGFTPSVISYGCLINLYIKVGKVSKALEVSKMMETASIKHNLKTYSMLINGFLKLKDWANAFAVIEDLMKDGLKPDVVLYNNIITAFCGMGNMNRAVRTVKEMQRERHRPTSRTFMPIIHGFARAGDMRRALEIFDMMRMSGCIPTVHTFNALVLGLVEKRQMEKAVEILDEMTLAGISPNEHTYTTIMNGYASLGDTGKAFEYFSKLRNDGLEIDVFTYEALLKACCKAGKMQSALAVTKEMSAQKIPRNTFVYNILVDGWARRGDVWEAADLMQQMKREGVQPDIHSYTSFINACCKAGDMQRAAKTIEEMKTFGVKPNVKTYTTLIHGWARASLPEKALRCFKDMKLAGLKPDKAVYHCLMTSLLSRATVAEAYIYSGLLSICKEMIESGLTVDMGTAVHWSRCLRKIERTGGELTEALQKTFPPDWNSCHTLYVSSDVDSDDEVDITSDGDDDDMEFASRIDNVMMTDEDSLKHG